One Micropterus dolomieu isolate WLL.071019.BEF.003 ecotype Adirondacks linkage group LG23, ASM2129224v1, whole genome shotgun sequence DNA window includes the following coding sequences:
- the LOC123963977 gene encoding histone H4 transcription factor, giving the protein MPPNKRIHKKTLKLECEWSSCQESFSRMENFCKHAEGHLNALNMAEEDEEEETEGERNCLWKDCGFCSVEGPEELRRHLFFHCYHTKLKQLGQQVLNAQPEIGTCSIGYQNHNIIPEIPDNFVCLWDECEQPPYENPEWFYRHVEMHSLCIDIPAGDSEFPIRCGWKDCEATAKGRPKLREHLRSHTQEKVVACPGCGGMYANNTKLFDHIIRQSAMEGQRFQCSHCSKRFATERLLRDHMRTHVSHYKCPLCDMTCPSPSSLRNHIKFRHSNEKPYSCEYCEYRCKNLVDLRKHLDTHSSEPAFHCDVPGCGFTSRTHGTLKIHHKRRHEGNFVARYKCHVCSQCFTRGNNLTVHLHKKHQFKWPSGHPRFRYKEHEDGFLRLQLIRYESVELTEQLMRERQNRQAEEDEESITAEGQELEEESAVAPSELQEELRGVLLEQQRTEGLPVNATEGSQEEGMLYILTGGLSQTGEDSVMQQLQDTAQQQGMQAL; this is encoded by the exons ATGCCTCCTAACAAACGGATccacaagaaaacacttaaactGGAGTGTGAATGGAGCTCGTGTCAGGAGTCCTTCAGTCGGATGGAGAACTTCTGCAAGCACGCGGAGGGTCACCTGAATGCTTTGAACATGGCGGAGGaggacgaagaagaagaaaccgAAG GGGAGAGAAACTGTCTTTGGAAAGACTGTGGTTTTTGTTCTGTGGAGGGTCCTGAAGAGTTGCGAAGACACCTGTTCTTCCACTGTTACCATACTAAGCTGAAGCAGTTGGGTCAGCAGGTGCTTAATGCCCAGCCAGAAATTGGCACCTGCTCCATCGGCTACCAAAACCACAACATCATCCCTGAAATCCCAGACAATTTTGTCTGCCTCTGGGACGAATGTGAG CAACCACCGTATGAAAACCCAGAGTGGTTCTATCGCCATGTGGAGATGCATAGCTTGTGCATAGATATACCAGCAGGGGACAGTGAATTCCCGATACGCTGTGGATGGAAAG ATTGCGAAGCCACTGCTAAAGGGCGTCCTAAGCTGCGGGAGCACCTGCGCAGTCACACCCAGGAGAAGGTAGTGGCATGTCCAGGCTGTGGGGGGATGTACGCCAACAACACCAAGCTCTTTGACCACATTATACGACAGAGCGCCATGGAAG GTCAGCGGTTCCAGTGTTCTCACTGCTCCAAACGTTTTGCAACAGAAAGACTACTGAGAGACCACATGAGAACCCATG TGAGCCACTACAAATGCCCGCTGTGTGACATGACATGTCCATCACCCTCTTCACTGCGCAACCATATTAAGTTCAGACACAGTAACGAGAAGCCATACAGCTGTGAATACTGCGAATACAG GTGTAAGAATCTGGTAGATTTACGCAAACACCTGGATACCCACAGCAGCGAGCCGGCATTCCACTGTGACGTTCCTGGCTGTGGCTTCACATCTCGTACCCATGGCACCTTGAAGATTCACCATAAAAGAAGGCATGAG GGGAACTTTGTAGCTCGCTACAAGTGCCATGTGTGCAGTCAGTGCTTCACCAGGGGCAACAACCTAACTGTCCATCTGCACAAAAAGCACCAATTCAAATGGCCCTCGGGACACCCCAGATTCAG GTACAAGGAGCACGAGGATGGCTTCTTGCGGCTGCAGCTGATTCGCTACGAGAGTGTGGAACTGACAGAGCAGCTAATGAGGGAAAGACAAAACAGGCAAgcggaggaggatgaggaaagTATCACGGCTGAAGGTCAGGAGCTAGAGGAAGAATCGGCGGTAGCTCCTTCAGAGTTGCAGGAAGAACTGAGAGGGGTGCTGCTGGAGCAGCAGAGGACTGAGGGGCTACCCGTCAATGCTACAGAGGGCAGTCAGGAAGAGGGCATGTTGTACATTCTCACTGGAGGTTTGTCACAAACAGGGGAGGACTCTGTCATGCAGCAACTCCAGGATACCGCTCAGCAGCAAGGAATGCAGGCGCTTTGA
- the dpagt1 gene encoding UDP-N-acetylglucosamine--dolichyl-phosphate N-acetylglucosaminephosphotransferase — MSPVPILPLVINCLMSALGCLATLKLIPAFKDHFISARLYGMDLNKTIKKEVPESQGVISGTVFLIILFCFIPVPFLSCFVGDQCMGFPHDEFVQLIGALLAICCMIFLGFADDVLNLRWRHKLLLPTMASLPLLMVYFTNFGNTVIVVPKPFRALLGLHLDLGILYYVYMGMLAVFCTNAINILAGINGIESGQALFISGSIILFNLLELGGDYRDDHVFSLYFMIPFFFTTLALFYHNWYPSSVFVGDTFCYFAGMTFAVVGILGHFSKTMLLFFIPQVVNFVYSLPQLFHIIPCPRHRLPRLNPDTGKLGMSYSKFKRKDLSKLGHLILKVAELLKLLEVRRGQEGDDDFIECNNMTLINLVLKLLGPTHERNLTVIMLIIQVMGSALAFGIRYHLVRLFYDV; from the exons ATGTCTCCGGTACCCATCCTCCCGTTGGTGATTAACTGTCTCATGTCGGCACTCGGCTGCTTGGCCACATTGAAGCTCATTCCTGCTTTCAAAGACCATTTCATCTCGGCCAGATTGTACGGAATGGacctaaacaaaacaataaaaaaggaagT TCCAGAGTCTCAAGGAGTCATCAGTGGGACGGTCTTCCTCATCATCCTCTTCTGCTTCATCCCAGTGCCTTTCCTCAGCTGCTTTGTAGGAGATCAGTGCATGGGCTTCCCACATGATGAG TTTGTACAGCTGATTGGTGCACTTCTGGCCATCTGTTGCATGATCTTTCTGGGGTTTGCTGATGATGTGCTGAACCTGCGGTGGAGACACAAGCTCCTGCTTCCCACCATGGCTTCCCTGCCGCTGCTCATGGTCTATTTTACCAACTTCGGCAACACGGTCATCGTGGTGCCCAAGCCCTTCAGAGCCCTGCTTGGGCTGCACTTGGATTTGG GTATCCTCTACTACGTCTACATGGGAATGCTTGCAGTGTTCTGCACAAATGCCATCAACATCCTTGCAGGCATCAACGGCATCGAGTCAGGTCAAGCCCTGTTCATCTCCGGCTCCATCATCCTCTTCAACCTGCTGGAGCTTGGTG GAGATTACCGTGATGACCATGTTTTCTCCCTCTACTTCATGATACCGTTCTTCTTCACTACATTAGCACTTTTTTACCACAACTG GTACCCCTCATCTGTGTTTGTGGGAGACACTTTCTGCTACTTTGCTGGGATGACCTTCGCTGTAGTCGGCATCCTGGGACACTTCAGCAAAACAATGCTGCTGTTCTTCATTCCTCAAGTGGTTAACTTTGTCTACTCCTTGCCTCAGCTTTTTCACATCATCCCCTGTCCCAGACACCGGCTCCCCAG GCTGAATCCAGACACAGGCAAACTGGGAatgagctactctaaattcaaAAGAAAGGACCTCTCTAAATTAGGACACCTCATCCTGAAG GTGGCAGAGTTACTGAAGCTGCTAGAGGTGCGAAGAGGCCAGGAGGGAGATGATGATTTTATTGAGTGCAACAACATGACCTTAATAAATCTGGTCCTGAAATTACTCGGTCCCACCCATGAGAGAAACCTCACAGTCATCATGCTCATCATACAG GTGATGGGCAGTGCACTAGCTTTTGGGATCCGTTATCATCTGGTGCGTCTCTTCTACGACGTCTAG
- the c2cd2l gene encoding phospholipid transfer protein C2CD2L, protein MELQELGWLCLVGLFLASLLIVLGWLLQYSLTLLRLRRARRTGTQDRRGTAGQQRLSLTQPHQSQAGSLWGFLLKLRPGRDGGPTSEAGVKGLLTSLFSFKSFREHFQTTWVKALNEQACRHGSSIQITFDSNLQLTAASAIDSVTCTDQSEHRMVLHCNCWVDTLIFPVTVTQQSHAAVSMDTYQITIAPMAAKVVACLEEVEGEGLMMSWTLSKQPSFILTVSPRKLQTQGTEGEADLDMIKGLIEDTLFSTQPAMVLNLKTCASGPLAPMDHLSVGLNSISQSCLVRRLLLRQLRATLSKGQGSSSGELCCVLSLDQPSTERTTRFLSVPGNASLEWSEEISLELGLETKELRVRLLERNGKREQFLPGHASIALDLRCKVPTGQHVLSVSPGLGLAPNATITAELLYVETEEPRSAHNALSLRSSLTPTKKVDVDRTIMPDGTIVTTVTTVQSRLKLERSPGDSPLRSPSKVELTEKKPTILSDGRGSPNPCKSSRLSNGLDPVAETAIRQLTESASKVARKTPTKRSTLIISGVSKVPLSEDDCVLSSGYAAAMDAAMHGNHYGAGHHQDPDETTPSDVSERPSVDDVESDTGSTGALETRSLKDHKVGFLQSGSKLLFRRRHREKESCHSQSHEDISNMGNNFAAAATSSRKKSASFSRRLIKRFSFRSSGKSKGKATATNGGSSSLDN, encoded by the exons ATGGAGCTCCAGGAGTTGGGCTGGCTGTGTTTGGTGGGTCTCTTTCTAGCCTCCTTGCTCATTGTGCTGGGATGGCTGCTCCAGTACTCGCTGACCCTGCTGCGGCTGCGGAGAGCCAGGAGGACAGGCACTCAGGACAGAAGGGGCACAGCCGGTCAGCAGCGGCTCTCCCTCACACAGCCCCACCAGAGCCAGGCTGGAAGTTTGTGGGGCTTCCTTCTGAAGCTGCGCCCGGGCCGGGATGGAGGACCTACATCTGAGGCCGGGGTTAAAGGCTTGCTGACTTCTCTGTTCTCCTTCAAGTCCTTCAGGGAGCACTTCCAGACCACCTGGGTCAAAGCTCTGAATGAGCAAGCCTGCAGGCATGGG AGCTCCATCCAGATCACTTTTGACAGCAACCTCCAATTAACTGCTGCCTCTGCAATAGATAGTGTGACCTGCACTGACCAATCGGAACACCGAATG GTTTTACACTGCAATTGTTGGGTGGATACACTGATATTTCCTGTGACAGTCACTCAGCAGTCACACGCTGCCGTTTCCATGGACACCTATCAGATCACTATAGCACCTATGGCGGCAAAG GTGGTGGCGTgtctggaggaggtggagggcgAGGGTCTGATGATGTCCTGGACTCTTTCCAAGCAGCCTTCATTTATTCTGACAGTGTCTCCACGCAAGCTGCAGACACAG GGCACTGAGGGTGAGGCAGACCTGGACATGATTAAGGGACTGATAGAGGATACTCTGTTCAGCACTCAGCCAGCCATGGTCCTCAACCTCAAGACTTGTGCGTCAGGTCCTTTG GCCCCCATGGACCATCTATCGGTGGGATTGAACTCTATATCGCAGAGTTGCTTGGTGAGGCGACTACTGCTGCGGCAGCTCAGGGCGACCTTAAGTAAAG gtcaGGGGTCTAGCTCAGGGGAGCTGTGCTGTGTCCTGAGCCTGGACCAACCCTCCACAGAGAGGACAACCCGCTTCCTGTCTGTGCCCGGCAACGCCTCACTGGAATGGAGTGAAGAAATTAGTCT GGAGCTGGGTCTAGAAACCAAAGAGCTGAGAGTGAGACTTCTGGAGAGGAACGGCAAAAGGGAAC AATTCCTGCCTGGCCATGCCTCCATCGCCTTGGACCTCCGGTGCAAAGTTCCTACCGGACAACACGTACTGTCAGTAAGCCCTGGCCTCGGCTTGGCACCAAATGCGACCATCACAGCAGAG CTGCTTTATGTGGAAACAGAGGAGCCTCGCAGCGCCCACAATGCTTTGTCACTTCGTTCCTCACTCACCCCCACCAAGAAAGTCGATGTGGACCGAACCATCATGCCAGATGGAACCATCGTCACCACTGTGACGACCGTCCAGTCTCGACTTAAACTGGAACGCAGTCCAG GTGATTCCCCTTTGCGTTCGCCGTCCAAAGTGGAGTTGACAGAGAAGAAACCCACCATCCTGTCAGATGGCAGAGGCAGCCCCAACCCCTGCA AGAGCAGCCGCCTCTCTAATGGCCTGGATCCTGTTGCAGAGACGGCCATTCGGCAGCTGACAGAGTCGGCGTCCAAAGTAGCTCGCAAGACGCCAACAAAAAGGAGCACACTGATCATCTCGGGTGTGTCAAAG GTTCCGCTCTCCGAAGATGACTGTGTGTTATCGAGCGGCTACGCTGCAGCCATGGATGCAGCCATGCATGGCAACCATTACGGGGCGGGGCATCACCAGGACCCAGATGAAACCACACCCTCCGACGTGTCGGAGCGTCCATCTGTGGACGATGTGGAGTCAGATACTGGTTCCACTGGTGCCTTGGAAACCCGCAGCCTCAAGGACCATAAAG TGGGTTTTCTACAGAGTGGGTCGAAGCTGTTATTCCGCAGAAGACATCGAGAAAAGGAGTCCTGCCACAGCCAATCCCATGAGGACATCTCCAACATGGGCAATAACTTTGCTGCTGCCGCAACCAGCAGCCGCAAAAAGTCTGCCAGCTTCTCCCGACGTCTCATCAAACGCTTCTCTTTCCGCTCATCGGGCAAATCAAAAGGCAAAGCCACTGCTACCAACGGAGGGTCGAGCTCACTGGATAACTGA
- the LOC123962975 gene encoding histone H2AX, producing the protein MSGRGKTGAKARAKAKTRSSRAGLQFPVGRVHRLLRKGNYAERVGAGAPVYLAAVLEYLTAEILELAGNAARDNKKTRIIPRHLQLAVRNDEELNKLLGGVTIAQGGVLPNIQAVLLPKKTGQSAPSSGKAGKKASSQSQEY; encoded by the coding sequence ATGTCTGGAAGAGGCAAAACCGGAGCAAAGGCCCGCGCCAAGGCCAAGACTCGTAGCTCCCGCGCCGGGCTGCAGTTCCCCGTCGGCCGTGTCCACCGTCTCCTCCGTAAGGGTAACTACGCTGAGAGGGTTGGCGCCGGAGCTCCAGTGTACCTGGCCGCTGTCCTGGAGTACCTCACCGCTGAGATCCTGGAGTTGGCCGGCAACGCCGCCAGGGACAACAAGAAGACCCGTATCATCCCTCGCCATCTTCAGCTGGCTGTACGCAACGACGAGGAGTTGAACAAACTACTCGGCGGAGTGACCATCGCCCAGGGCGGCGTCCTGCCCAACATCCAGGCCGTCCTGCTGCCCAAGAAGACCGGACAGTCTGCACCCAGCTCCGGCAAGGCGGGAAAGAAGGCCTCCTCTCAGTCTCAAGAGTATTAG